CTCGCCGCCGTTCGGGTAGGGCGTCGCGCGCGAGGTCGGGATGTGGGTGTGCTCGGCCACCCACAGGCTTTCGAACCCGGCGTCCTCGGCCGCCCGCGCGACATCACGGATGTCGTTGGTGAGATCCGTCGCGAACAGCGAGATGCCGACGTGCAAGGCGAGCCCCTCCCGGCTAGTCCGAGGCCATGTGTCAGTCGAAGGTGACGACCTGGCGAATGACGTCGCCGGCCTGCATCGCGGCCAGGGCGTCGTTGATCTGCTCGAGCTTGATACGGCGGGTGATCATGCCTTCGAGGTCCAGCCGGCCCGCCCGCCACAGGTCGAGCAGCCGCGGGAAGTCCCGCCGGATGTTCGCCGACCCGTAGTAGGAGCTGCGCAGTGTCTTCTCGTTGTAGAAGAGCTCGAACGCGTTGAACGAGACGATGTCGTCGGTGGGACCGACACCGACGACCACCGTCGTACCGCCGCGCCGCGTGGCGTCGTACGCGGTACGGATCGTGCTCGACCTGCCGACAACCTCGAAGGCGTAGTCGAATCCGGCTCCGCGGGTGAGCTCCTGGATCGCGTTCGGGAGGTCGTCGGGCGTCACCGCGTGTGTGGCACCGAACTGCTTGGCCCAGTCCAGCTTCTTCTCGACCGGGTCGACGGCGACGATCGTCGAGGCGCCACAGATCTGCGCACCTTGAATCGCGCTGATGCCGACGCCGCCGCAGCCGATGACCAGCACGGACGAGCCCGGCCGCACCTGTCCGGCGTTCACCACGGCCCCCACGCCGGTCATCACGCCGCAGCCGATCAGCGAGGCGAGGTCGAACGGTACGTCCTTGCCGATCTTGATGGCGGCCGCTTCTGGGACGACGAGCTCCTCCGCGAAGGTGCCCGCGCCGGACATCCCGAAGTACGTGGTGTCACCGGCGGTGAAGCGCGGTTCGCCGAACGCCTCTCCGACCAGCGACATGCACAGCT
The window above is part of the Mycobacteriales bacterium genome. Proteins encoded here:
- a CDS encoding Zn-dependent alcohol dehydrogenase, with translation MRAAVLSQIPSTTLDVRDDVATVPLSDGKVRVKIKATGVCHSDLSAMTGTIPVAMPAVLGHEGAGEILEVGAGVTGLKPGDHVVICWSPQCGRCADCTNGKPQLCMSLVGEAFGEPRFTAGDTTYFGMSGAGTFAEELVVPEAAAIKIGKDVPFDLASLIGCGVMTGVGAVVNAGQVRPGSSVLVIGCGGVGISAIQGAQICGASTIVAVDPVEKKLDWAKQFGATHAVTPDDLPNAIQELTRGAGFDYAFEVVGRSSTIRTAYDATRRGGTTVVVGVGPTDDIVSFNAFELFYNEKTLRSSYYGSANIRRDFPRLLDLWRAGRLDLEGMITRRIKLEQINDALAAMQAGDVIRQVVTFD